The following proteins are co-located in the candidate division Zixibacteria bacterium HGW-Zixibacteria-1 genome:
- a CDS encoding peptidase — protein MKKKTTKKKKRLLEAADICRLNVINSVAISPDETKAAYTMETVSDDKKKYFSRLFVADIKSGDTRQYTFGEISDHSPVWSPDGSQIAFISSRNKKSGIYVIPTTGGAERKLLEKDGSFSGLNWTPDGKELVFAFRYNDSHEITDEKEKKEPPLFRHITRLFYRLDGLGFLPKDRNHIWKVDVASGSSKQLTTGKHDEISPTVSPDGKWIAFISNRSANPDLYFLHDDLFIIPINGGKEKKIATPKGPMTAPLFSPDGKRIAYIGHDNPDDAWGVTNTHIWTVGINGRPAAKDLMPKYDRHAYDSTLGDIGEGVQANMMFWTPDGKKIYFSSSDLGSTHIFYVPSRGGLPTRVTHRKCHIRGFSMNGRGRTIAAVFSDLTVTTDLLVMPPVYQGDIKARILVSPNKEMFAGIDWPKTKELWFKAHDGLELQGWLVTPPGFNKNRKYPAILEIHGGPRTQYGFTFFHEMLLLATKGYVVFYTNPRGGVGRGETFADAITGCWGEIDYLDCMSATDFMEKLPFVNKNKLGVTGGSCGGFMTNWIVGHTNRFRAAVTQRSVVNLESFFGSSDMGYDLSKEFKGYPWTDQETYRKYSPLTFASKIKTPLLIIHSENDLRCSIEQAEQLFATLMMMKKKVEFIRFPGEPHGLSRHGRPDRRIARLNWILKWFDRYLK, from the coding sequence ATGAAAAAGAAAACCACGAAGAAAAAAAAGCGATTGCTTGAAGCAGCCGATATCTGCCGGTTGAATGTAATCAACTCGGTGGCTATTTCGCCCGACGAAACCAAAGCAGCTTATACTATGGAGACTGTCTCGGACGATAAGAAAAAATATTTCTCGAGACTTTTTGTAGCTGATATAAAAAGTGGCGATACCCGGCAGTACACTTTCGGCGAAATCTCCGATCACTCACCGGTCTGGTCGCCCGACGGCAGCCAGATCGCCTTTATCTCCAGCCGCAACAAAAAGTCCGGTATTTATGTCATTCCGACAACAGGAGGAGCGGAAAGGAAATTACTCGAAAAGGACGGTTCCTTCTCCGGCCTTAACTGGACACCCGATGGCAAAGAGCTGGTTTTTGCGTTTCGTTACAACGATTCCCACGAAATCACCGATGAGAAAGAAAAGAAAGAACCGCCGCTTTTCAGACATATCACCCGCCTATTTTATCGTCTTGACGGGTTGGGATTTCTGCCAAAAGACAGAAATCATATCTGGAAAGTCGACGTTGCTTCGGGAAGCAGTAAGCAACTGACCACCGGAAAGCATGATGAGATCTCGCCGACTGTATCGCCTGATGGCAAATGGATCGCCTTTATTTCCAACCGTTCGGCCAATCCGGACCTCTATTTTTTGCATGATGACCTGTTTATTATTCCGATAAATGGCGGCAAAGAAAAAAAGATTGCGACCCCGAAGGGCCCCATGACCGCCCCCTTATTCTCGCCCGACGGCAAAAGAATAGCCTACATCGGCCATGACAACCCTGATGACGCCTGGGGCGTCACCAACACGCATATCTGGACCGTAGGTATAAACGGGCGCCCGGCCGCAAAAGATCTAATGCCTAAATATGATCGGCATGCTTATGATTCGACCCTTGGGGATATCGGCGAAGGAGTGCAGGCAAATATGATGTTCTGGACACCGGATGGTAAAAAGATATATTTTTCATCCTCGGATCTTGGCTCGACCCATATCTTTTATGTCCCTTCGCGCGGCGGCCTGCCCACTCGCGTTACCCACCGGAAGTGCCATATCCGCGGCTTCAGCATGAATGGCAGGGGCCGAACAATTGCGGCCGTGTTTTCCGATCTTACCGTCACCACCGATCTGCTGGTTATGCCGCCTGTTTATCAGGGAGACATCAAGGCAAGAATCCTGGTTTCGCCTAATAAAGAAATGTTTGCGGGGATCGACTGGCCCAAAACGAAAGAGCTCTGGTTTAAGGCTCATGACGGCTTGGAGCTGCAGGGGTGGCTGGTTACACCTCCAGGTTTTAATAAAAACCGGAAATACCCCGCAATTCTTGAAATTCACGGCGGTCCTCGCACCCAGTACGGTTTCACCTTTTTCCATGAAATGTTGCTGCTGGCCACAAAAGGGTATGTCGTATTTTATACTAATCCGCGCGGCGGTGTCGGCCGGGGCGAAACATTCGCCGATGCGATTACCGGCTGCTGGGGTGAAATCGATTATCTTGACTGCATGTCGGCGACCGATTTTATGGAAAAGCTGCCCTTTGTGAATAAAAACAAGCTGGGCGTTACCGGCGGTTCATGCGGGGGCTTTATGACCAACTGGATTGTCGGTCACACCAACCGGTTTCGGGCGGCGGTCACTCAAAGATCGGTGGTCAACCTGGAATCATTTTTCGGCTCATCCGATATGGGTTATGATTTGAGCAAGGAGTTCAAGGGTTATCCCTGGACCGATCAGGAGACATACCGGAAATACTCTCCCCTGACTTTCGCCTCAAAAATCAAGACTCCCTTGTTAATCATCCATTCGGAGAATGACCTCAGATGCAGCATTGAGCAGGCGGAACAGCTCTTTGCGACGCTCATGATGATGAAAAAGAAAGTGGAATTTATAAGATTCCCGGGGGAACCTCATGGATTATCCCGGCATGGCCGCCCCGATCGGCGAATCGCCAGGTTGAACTGGATCTTGAAATGGTTTGACAGATATCTCAAATAA